A part of Silvimonas soli genomic DNA contains:
- a CDS encoding carbohydrate kinase family protein encodes MNPKFVVFGEALTDFIFEGDGLWRAVPGGSCWNVARVSARLSLATAYAGAVSTDNFGDDLTRLAREAGLDMRFMQQVARPPLLAMVPSKTPPQYFFIGNDSADQHFDVDQLPQGWVDDLEIAHFGCISLVRQPLAAKLVQIAERIKAAGKRICFDPNYRNLMQDPAYRATLQRMSELADYIKVSDEDLEHLFPGETLAGALGVLRQWAPKAWVLLTRGGDGMTLITPQDEVSRGVYKVEVADTVGAGDASMGGWIASLLNNPDAPLEKHLNYAAAAAATVCRQHGAYAPTMAEVEALINA; translated from the coding sequence ATGAATCCGAAATTCGTCGTATTTGGTGAAGCGCTCACCGACTTTATCTTTGAAGGTGACGGACTCTGGCGCGCGGTGCCGGGTGGCTCATGCTGGAATGTGGCACGCGTTTCGGCGCGTCTGAGTCTGGCCACCGCTTACGCGGGCGCGGTCAGCACCGATAATTTTGGCGATGACTTGACCCGCCTGGCGCGTGAAGCCGGGCTGGACATGCGCTTTATGCAGCAAGTGGCGCGCCCGCCGCTGCTGGCCATGGTGCCGTCCAAAACTCCGCCGCAGTATTTCTTTATCGGCAATGACAGCGCCGACCAGCATTTTGACGTCGACCAACTGCCGCAAGGCTGGGTGGATGATCTGGAGATCGCCCACTTTGGTTGTATCAGTCTGGTCCGCCAGCCGCTGGCAGCCAAGCTGGTGCAGATTGCCGAACGCATCAAGGCCGCTGGCAAGCGCATCTGCTTTGATCCCAACTACCGCAACCTGATGCAAGACCCGGCGTATCGCGCCACCTTGCAGCGCATGAGCGAACTGGCCGATTACATCAAGGTGTCCGATGAAGATCTGGAACATCTGTTCCCCGGTGAAACGCTGGCGGGCGCGCTGGGCGTCTTGCGGCAATGGGCGCCAAAGGCCTGGGTGTTGCTGACTCGCGGTGGTGACGGCATGACGCTGATTACGCCACAGGACGAAGTCAGTCGTGGCGTATACAAAGTAGAAGTGGCCGATACTGTCGGCGCCGGTGATGCCAGCATGGGCGGCTGGATTGCCAGCCTGTTGAACAATCCGGATGCGCCGCTGGAAAAGCATCTGAATTACGCCGCAGCCGCAGCCGCAACCGTGTGCCGTCAGCACGGCGCGTATGCGCCAACGATGGCGGAAGTGGAAGCATTGATCAACGCCTGA
- a CDS encoding LysR family transcriptional regulator, with protein sequence MVVSDIDLRLLRVFRAVVEAGGFSNAQALLNISQSTISTQMSQLETRLGFTLCHRGRSGFRLTEQGDQMYRQVVQLFQSLQQFQLQAEELKGGLCGHLRIGIIDSIITDPACPVSRVLAEFARKPNNAVRISLQVMAPQELETQLLDNRIDVAFGIFCSPLSGLTYKPLYQERDVLVCHRTHPLAALPQGSALTSEISRARKVIRTFLGTQELVPLDTDADTIFATVTNIEAAALLIQSGAYIGFLPEHYAQHWIDRGDMVALLPGQCTRHSDFSLVTRTHQSAPSRSLASFLQCVDSVLAKLDTPAADPHDNPRQTHFAPADVNIDPSLLNVR encoded by the coding sequence GTGGTCGTCAGTGACATTGATCTTCGTTTGTTGCGGGTTTTTCGTGCGGTGGTCGAGGCAGGTGGTTTTTCGAATGCGCAGGCCTTGCTCAATATCAGCCAGTCGACCATCAGCACGCAGATGTCACAACTGGAAACGCGCCTTGGCTTCACGCTGTGTCATCGTGGGCGCAGCGGCTTTCGGCTGACGGAACAGGGCGACCAGATGTACCGGCAAGTGGTCCAGCTCTTCCAGTCGCTGCAGCAGTTTCAGTTACAGGCAGAAGAGTTGAAAGGCGGGCTTTGCGGACATCTGCGCATCGGCATTATCGACAGCATCATTACTGATCCGGCCTGCCCGGTCAGCCGGGTGCTGGCAGAGTTCGCACGCAAACCAAACAACGCGGTCCGTATCTCATTGCAGGTAATGGCGCCGCAAGAGCTGGAAACGCAGCTGCTCGACAACCGCATTGATGTGGCATTCGGCATTTTCTGCAGCCCGCTTTCGGGCCTGACCTACAAGCCGCTTTACCAGGAGCGTGATGTGCTGGTCTGCCATCGCACTCATCCGCTGGCCGCCCTGCCTCAAGGATCGGCCCTGACCAGCGAGATCAGTCGCGCGCGCAAAGTCATCCGGACTTTTCTGGGCACGCAGGAACTGGTCCCGCTGGATACCGACGCGGACACCATTTTTGCCACGGTCACCAATATCGAGGCGGCAGCGCTGCTGATCCAGAGTGGCGCGTACATCGGCTTTTTGCCTGAGCACTATGCGCAACACTGGATTGATCGCGGCGACATGGTCGCCTTGCTGCCCGGGCAATGCACTCGCCATTCGGATTTTTCTCTGGTGACCCGGACACATCAGTCTGCGCCGTCCCGTTCATTGGCAAGTTTTTTGCAATGCGTGGACAGTGTGCTCGCCAAGTTGGACACACCCGCTGCGGACCCCCACGATAATCCGCGCCAGACTCACTTCGCTCCAGCCGATGTCAACATTGATCCTTCGTTATTGAACGTCCGTTGA
- a CDS encoding aliphatic sulfonate ABC transporter substrate-binding protein — protein sequence MRKVSKTLSKAAVPSRKSLLGVAVLLAVGLASPLTQAAEKLKIGYNNWVGSAGVFVAQEKGFFKEAGLDVEFVPFKGPSDAIPPLVAGHIDLALTTADNVVLANARSGADLKIIFATDTSNGADAVVSKKSLGSLADLKGKTVAVTQGEVNELLLLKGLEKAGMKPGDIKSLNMDPDSAGAAFIAGKVDAAVTWEPWISQAVASGGKVVFSSSQIPNLILDVVTVTPATIKAKPKAIAAFLAAVNKGTAFVRSNPDEAMPFVAKKLEVKPGEVKDMLVGVKLYDMADNAKLLHDNVSAQTLDNISAFYTNRKTIPKAIKGAGMVDGSFIQTH from the coding sequence ATGCGAAAAGTCAGCAAGACTCTTTCCAAAGCAGCGGTGCCCAGCCGGAAATCTTTGTTGGGCGTGGCAGTGTTACTGGCTGTCGGGCTCGCCAGCCCGCTGACGCAAGCCGCCGAAAAACTGAAAATCGGTTACAACAATTGGGTCGGCTCTGCCGGCGTTTTCGTCGCGCAGGAAAAGGGCTTTTTTAAAGAGGCTGGCCTTGATGTCGAGTTCGTGCCGTTCAAGGGACCAAGTGATGCCATTCCACCGCTGGTGGCCGGACATATTGATCTGGCATTAACGACCGCTGACAACGTGGTCCTCGCGAATGCCAGAAGCGGCGCTGATCTGAAGATTATTTTTGCGACGGATACATCCAACGGTGCCGACGCTGTTGTATCGAAGAAGTCCTTGGGTAGCCTTGCCGATCTCAAGGGCAAGACCGTCGCCGTCACCCAAGGTGAGGTCAACGAGTTGCTGTTGCTGAAAGGTCTTGAAAAAGCAGGCATGAAGCCCGGCGACATCAAAAGCCTGAACATGGACCCGGACAGCGCAGGCGCGGCCTTTATTGCTGGCAAGGTGGATGCCGCTGTGACTTGGGAGCCGTGGATTTCGCAAGCCGTAGCTAGTGGTGGCAAGGTGGTGTTTTCCAGCTCGCAAATCCCCAACCTGATTCTGGATGTCGTGACCGTCACCCCTGCGACCATCAAGGCCAAACCCAAAGCTATCGCCGCATTCCTGGCTGCGGTGAACAAGGGGACGGCGTTTGTCAGATCCAATCCGGACGAGGCCATGCCGTTCGTGGCCAAGAAGCTCGAAGTAAAACCCGGTGAAGTCAAAGACATGCTGGTGGGCGTGAAGCTCTATGACATGGCCGACAACGCCAAGCTGCTGCACGACAACGTTTCGGCCCAAACGCTGGACAATATCTCGGCGTTCTACACCAACCGCAAGACCATTCCGAAAGCCATCAAGGGCGCCGGGATGGTCGATGGGTCCTTCATTCAGACTCATTGA
- a CDS encoding cysteine hydrolase family protein, with product MISISCQYNRRFDLDPQHTALIVIDMQRDFLAPEGASGVSGFDLSPLRAIIPRMQNLLSAAREHGVSVFHTREGHRTDLADLPETKQQRSLQAGAQIGAPGPLGRFLVRGEFGHDFIDELQPIPGEPIIDKPGYGAFYATDLEHMLRRKGITHVLLTGVTTQCCVNSTLREAVDRGFFCLTLADCCASFEPALHDATLQIIASEAHLFGWIANGENVICALEKHTFDERNRAIEQTA from the coding sequence ATGATTTCGATCTCCTGCCAATACAATCGACGTTTTGATTTGGACCCGCAGCACACGGCCTTGATTGTGATTGATATGCAGCGCGACTTCCTGGCACCGGAAGGTGCCAGCGGAGTTAGCGGGTTCGACCTGAGCCCGCTGCGCGCCATCATTCCCCGTATGCAAAACCTGCTGAGTGCAGCACGCGAGCACGGCGTGAGCGTTTTCCATACCCGCGAAGGGCATCGTACCGACCTGGCGGACTTGCCCGAGACAAAACAGCAACGCTCGCTGCAGGCTGGCGCGCAAATCGGCGCGCCAGGCCCCTTGGGGCGTTTTCTGGTGCGCGGCGAATTCGGGCATGACTTTATCGATGAGTTGCAGCCCATACCTGGCGAGCCAATTATTGACAAACCCGGATATGGCGCGTTTTATGCCACCGATCTGGAGCACATGCTCCGCCGCAAGGGCATCACCCATGTGCTGCTGACCGGTGTCACAACGCAGTGCTGCGTGAATTCGACTTTGCGTGAGGCGGTAGATCGGGGATTTTTCTGCCTGACGCTGGCCGATTGCTGCGCGAGTTTCGAGCCCGCGTTACACGACGCAACGCTGCAAATCATCGCGAGCGAAGCACATCTATTCGGCTGGATTGCGAACGGTGAAAACGTGATTTGTGCCCTGGAGAAACACACCTTCGATGAACGCAATCGTGCAATCGAGCAAACCGCATGA
- a CDS encoding MBL fold metallo-hydrolase — protein sequence MNTPSEFSAERQAWGTNRPYPVAQRWYERLDLENGVTRFWEPHVHPLEQANFWHIRGSERDLLIDSGMGIVPLRPSFPDLFGDKEVIALATHTHIDHIGAIHEFEHRWVHAAEARQMAHPSGVVTLVCADIHPQLSKLFVEAGYPPFDELLIDAMPYEGYDPRQYRLRGAVPTHLVHDKDTIDLGDRRFEIIQLPGHSPGSICIWEEATGTLYSGDLIYDGPLVYEGPGMDLEVYAQSLRRLKAMPIQVVHAGHDPSFGRARLIEIIDTYLRRWGMGD from the coding sequence ATGAATACACCATCTGAGTTCAGCGCCGAACGTCAGGCTTGGGGCACAAACAGACCGTATCCGGTCGCACAGCGCTGGTACGAACGCCTTGATCTGGAAAATGGCGTCACTCGCTTCTGGGAGCCGCATGTGCATCCGCTGGAGCAGGCCAATTTCTGGCATATCCGGGGCAGTGAAAGAGATTTGCTGATCGATAGCGGCATGGGCATCGTGCCGTTGCGTCCGAGCTTTCCGGACCTGTTCGGCGACAAGGAAGTCATCGCATTGGCAACGCACACGCATATCGATCATATCGGCGCGATCCACGAATTCGAGCATCGCTGGGTGCACGCTGCCGAGGCCCGGCAGATGGCGCATCCATCCGGCGTGGTAACGCTGGTTTGCGCGGATATCCATCCTCAGCTGAGTAAACTGTTTGTCGAAGCGGGTTACCCACCATTCGACGAATTGCTCATCGACGCCATGCCGTACGAAGGCTACGACCCGCGCCAATACCGTTTGCGCGGTGCCGTGCCGACGCATCTCGTCCATGACAAAGACACCATTGACCTGGGCGACCGGCGTTTCGAGATCATCCAGTTACCCGGCCACTCTCCCGGCAGCATTTGTATTTGGGAGGAGGCGACAGGGACGCTGTATTCGGGGGATCTCATCTACGACGGGCCATTGGTTTACGAAGGGCCGGGCATGGATCTGGAGGTTTACGCGCAGTCGCTGCGCCGCTTGAAAGCCATGCCGATCCAGGTGGTCCATGCGGGGCACGACCCCAGTTTCGGCCGCGCCAGATTGATCGAAATCATCGACACCTATCTGCGGCGCTGGGGCATGGGCGATTAG
- a CDS encoding DUF475 domain-containing protein has protein sequence MQTLRYFRHALWVSVAGLALAAVLGGSAGLWAAFNLALLETSLSFDNAVVNASILRHWDKRWQQRFLLWGMLVAVFGMRVLFPLLIVAVIAHAAPLPGPFSIYEWLSSGHWPASDVLTMAIVAPQRYAATLQSAHIEVMAFGGTFLLQVFWHFFLNQNKEGYWLRPIERAMQQLGRLEMAGVVLTLLVLLAIAAFLPQPQAYKLLLAGSWGLVAYTIVNGISALMGSDGSVVRASWGGFLYLELLDASFSFDGVLGAFALTRNIFLIAIGLGIGAMFVRSFTLMLVEKGTLSELRYLEHGAFWAIGALAVVMLLAPVLEVPDAATGGVAAVLIVLAGLHSLLANRRDRRQSQSAG, from the coding sequence ATGCAGACACTGCGATATTTCCGCCATGCCTTATGGGTCAGCGTTGCCGGGCTGGCGCTGGCGGCCGTGCTCGGCGGCAGCGCGGGCCTGTGGGCCGCCTTCAATCTGGCCCTGCTGGAGACCAGCCTCAGCTTTGATAACGCCGTGGTCAACGCCAGCATCCTGCGCCATTGGGACAAGCGCTGGCAGCAACGCTTTTTGCTGTGGGGCATGCTGGTGGCGGTATTTGGCATGCGGGTGCTGTTTCCGCTGCTGATTGTGGCGGTCATCGCGCATGCCGCGCCGTTGCCGGGGCCATTCTCCATCTATGAATGGTTGAGCAGCGGCCACTGGCCCGCCAGCGACGTGCTGACCATGGCCATTGTGGCGCCGCAGCGTTATGCCGCCACTTTGCAATCCGCACATATTGAAGTGATGGCCTTTGGTGGCACCTTTTTGCTGCAGGTGTTCTGGCACTTCTTTTTGAACCAGAACAAGGAAGGCTACTGGTTGCGCCCCATCGAGCGCGCCATGCAGCAACTCGGGCGACTGGAGATGGCGGGCGTGGTGCTGACCTTGCTGGTGTTGCTGGCCATTGCCGCGTTCTTGCCTCAGCCGCAAGCCTACAAGCTGCTGCTGGCGGGGAGTTGGGGGTTGGTGGCGTATACGATAGTCAACGGCATTAGCGCCTTGATGGGGTCAGATGGCAGTGTGGTGCGCGCCAGCTGGGGCGGCTTTTTGTATCTGGAACTGCTGGACGCATCGTTCTCATTTGATGGCGTGCTGGGCGCGTTTGCTCTCACCCGCAATATTTTCCTGATCGCCATTGGCCTCGGGATCGGCGCCATGTTTGTGCGTAGCTTCACGCTGATGCTGGTGGAAAAAGGCACGCTCTCCGAGCTGCGTTATCTGGAGCATGGCGCGTTCTGGGCGATTGGCGCGCTGGCTGTGGTGATGTTGCTGGCGCCGGTGCTTGAGGTGCCGGATGCCGCAACGGGCGGGGTCGCTGCAGTGTTGATTGTGCTGGCCGGGTTGCATTCTTTGCTCGCTAACCGGCGGGACCGGCGGCAGAGCCAGTCGGCTGGGTAG
- a CDS encoding PIG-L deacetylase family protein: MSQAYLELVKAHDALLQKKDAPLYSSRTGLNPAKPQAAANAPVVMIFAPHPDDECIIGALPLRLLREAGYRVVNIAVTQGSNAARKQPRWEELSNACHYLGFELRETIPGGLPNVTTKTRDGVPAEWAEKVAVIAALISEYKPAVCVFPNDNDYHSAHIGTHYLTMDALAKTGHACHVANSEFWRQMDKPNALIETNLQDTADLITALACHVGEVERNPYHLRLPGWMADNVRRGAEVVGGQGEAAPSFSFGTLYRMEYFDGKAIAPNDKKYVVSAGDDIKKLFA; this comes from the coding sequence ATGAGCCAGGCTTACCTCGAACTCGTCAAAGCGCATGATGCTTTGCTGCAAAAAAAAGATGCACCTCTGTATAGCTCGCGGACTGGCCTGAATCCGGCCAAACCGCAAGCAGCGGCCAACGCGCCGGTGGTCATGATCTTTGCACCGCATCCCGATGACGAATGCATTATCGGCGCCCTGCCATTGCGCTTGCTGCGCGAAGCCGGTTATCGCGTGGTCAACATTGCGGTCACGCAAGGCTCCAATGCCGCACGCAAGCAGCCGCGCTGGGAAGAACTCTCCAACGCCTGCCATTACCTGGGTTTTGAGTTGCGTGAAACCATCCCTGGTGGCTTGCCCAATGTCACAACCAAAACCCGTGATGGCGTGCCAGCAGAATGGGCAGAAAAGGTCGCCGTGATCGCCGCATTGATCAGCGAATACAAACCTGCGGTTTGTGTGTTCCCGAACGACAACGACTATCACTCGGCGCATATCGGTACGCATTACCTGACGATGGATGCACTGGCAAAAACCGGGCACGCCTGCCATGTGGCCAATAGTGAATTCTGGCGCCAGATGGATAAACCCAACGCGTTGATCGAAACCAATCTGCAAGACACCGCCGACCTGATTACCGCACTGGCTTGCCATGTGGGCGAAGTGGAACGCAATCCGTACCATCTGCGTCTGCCGGGCTGGATGGCCGACAATGTGCGCCGTGGTGCAGAAGTGGTCGGTGGCCAAGGTGAAGCGGCGCCTAGCTTCTCGTTTGGTACGCTGTACCGCATGGAATACTTTGACGGTAAAGCCATCGCGCCGAACGACAAGAAATATGTAGTCTCCGCCGGTGACGACATCAAAAAACTGTTTGCCTGA
- a CDS encoding EAL domain-containing protein, which yields MPGTKRVTSAERWTYLKRMLPIAWPFILIVTLLVLLQWACLDMLSAGRAFVGGESMWSKGQKDAIYYLERYASTLDEREYQAYENAISVPLGDQRARRALDMTEADLYTAREGLLAGGNMPEDVPGMIRLYRNFRHIGFINEAIDLWAQADEHIAHLQRLADELHNRAGQKDVEPARIVAIRAEIQQINERLTPIENGFSTTVAKGLRQTSIWIAYTYLIAAIALIALALRRTGKLMHQRSQSEDALRASEARFQRAVGGSNDGIWDWDLLTGHSWFSPRFRHLLGVTEEELPNRADAWLARVHPEDKTIILNAHRRHFNDGEPHDIEYRVRTGHAGDGAYRWFRVRGRAFFDEAGNPVRMAGSFTDVTRSKAAEAALHREKEKAQVTLASIGDAVITTDTVGRVEYMNPAAERMILTQWDQAMQQPLDSLFKAMDPGHENAAVSLLGEIRHYEAAPMDRDLNLVRNDGSEISVNRAIAPVHDRDGRVTGVVLVLHDVTRERQYAASLSWQASHDALTGLVNRREFERRLSALHARLVQRAAEHALMFMDLDQFKIVNDTCGHAAGDELLRQLSGVLQQHLRQSDTLARIGGDEFGVLLENCSIDAATRIAETLRQTVLDFPFSFGSQSFTVGVSIGLVEMADASMTPEEALRAADAACYMAKEKGRNRMQLYSPQDSEVSQRHGEMEWVNRLRRALEKNQFRLYAQEIVSLKGEQGRRHVEVLLRLSDDQGQMIPPMAFIPAAERYNLMPEIDRWVLRNTLETLSARDRAGLEPLAICAINLSGTSIGDEHFLGYVLDQIKRSGVDASRLCFELTETSAIASLTRATHFMQQLSELGCKFALDDFGAGMSSFGYLKHLPVDYLKIDGGFVKDMLSDPIDRAMVGAINEIGHLMGKKTVAEFVENQAIADTLRDMGVDYAQGYGVAPPEPFRLLRSDVSPSWQA from the coding sequence TTGCCAGGAACCAAGCGAGTCACGTCGGCCGAGCGCTGGACCTATCTCAAGCGCATGCTGCCGATTGCCTGGCCATTCATTCTGATCGTCACCTTGCTGGTGCTGCTGCAATGGGCATGCCTGGACATGCTTTCGGCCGGCCGCGCCTTTGTCGGCGGCGAAAGCATGTGGTCCAAAGGGCAAAAAGACGCCATCTATTACCTGGAGCGTTACGCCTCGACCCTGGACGAGCGCGAATACCAGGCTTATGAAAATGCCATCAGCGTGCCATTGGGCGATCAACGCGCCCGCCGGGCGCTGGATATGACCGAAGCCGACTTGTACACCGCACGCGAAGGTCTGCTGGCGGGCGGCAATATGCCCGAAGACGTTCCGGGCATGATCCGGCTGTACCGCAATTTCCGGCATATCGGCTTTATCAACGAAGCCATTGATTTGTGGGCGCAAGCAGACGAGCACATCGCCCACTTGCAGCGCCTGGCCGATGAGTTGCACAACCGCGCTGGCCAGAAAGATGTCGAGCCCGCCCGCATTGTGGCAATCCGCGCAGAAATCCAGCAAATCAATGAACGGCTGACCCCTATCGAAAACGGTTTTTCTACCACCGTTGCCAAGGGTTTGCGCCAGACCAGCATCTGGATTGCCTACACCTATCTGATCGCCGCCATTGCCCTGATCGCGTTGGCATTGCGCCGCACCGGCAAACTGATGCATCAGCGCAGCCAGTCCGAAGATGCCTTGCGCGCCAGCGAGGCCCGGTTTCAGCGGGCGGTTGGCGGCAGCAATGACGGCATCTGGGATTGGGATCTGCTCACCGGGCATTCGTGGTTTTCACCGCGTTTCCGGCATTTGCTGGGTGTCACCGAAGAAGAGCTACCTAACCGCGCCGACGCCTGGCTGGCGCGGGTGCATCCGGAAGACAAGACCATCATTCTGAACGCGCACCGCCGCCACTTTAATGACGGCGAGCCGCACGATATCGAATATCGCGTGCGTACCGGTCATGCGGGCGATGGCGCTTATCGCTGGTTTCGGGTTCGTGGCCGCGCCTTCTTTGACGAGGCGGGCAATCCGGTACGCATGGCCGGATCATTTACCGACGTCACCCGCAGCAAGGCGGCCGAAGCGGCATTGCACCGCGAGAAAGAAAAAGCCCAGGTCACGCTCGCATCCATTGGCGACGCAGTCATTACTACCGATACCGTGGGCCGGGTGGAATACATGAATCCGGCAGCGGAGCGGATGATCCTGACGCAGTGGGATCAGGCAATGCAGCAACCGCTGGACAGCCTGTTCAAAGCCATGGACCCGGGGCATGAAAATGCCGCGGTGTCGTTACTGGGCGAGATTCGGCATTACGAAGCCGCACCGATGGATCGCGACCTGAATTTGGTACGCAACGATGGCTCTGAGATATCGGTCAACCGTGCCATCGCGCCGGTGCATGACCGCGACGGCCGGGTAACCGGCGTGGTGCTGGTGCTGCATGACGTCACGCGTGAGCGGCAATACGCCGCCAGCCTGTCCTGGCAAGCCAGCCACGATGCCCTCACCGGGCTGGTGAACCGGCGCGAGTTCGAGCGGCGCTTATCGGCCTTGCATGCGCGCCTGGTGCAACGTGCCGCCGAGCACGCGCTGATGTTTATGGATCTGGACCAGTTCAAGATCGTCAACGATACCTGTGGACATGCCGCCGGCGACGAATTGCTACGGCAGCTTAGCGGGGTGTTGCAGCAGCATCTGCGCCAATCCGACACGCTGGCTCGCATCGGTGGCGATGAATTTGGCGTATTGCTGGAAAACTGCTCCATCGATGCCGCTACCCGCATCGCTGAAACGCTACGGCAAACGGTGCTGGACTTCCCGTTCTCCTTCGGTAGTCAGTCATTCACGGTGGGCGTGAGTATCGGTCTCGTCGAAATGGCCGATGCCTCGATGACACCGGAAGAAGCACTGCGCGCCGCCGACGCCGCCTGTTATATGGCCAAGGAAAAAGGCCGTAATCGCATGCAGCTGTATTCGCCACAAGACAGCGAAGTCAGTCAGCGTCACGGCGAGATGGAATGGGTTAACCGCTTGCGCCGGGCACTCGAGAAAAACCAGTTTCGGCTGTATGCGCAGGAAATCGTCAGCCTCAAGGGCGAACAAGGCAGACGTCATGTGGAAGTGCTGCTGCGCTTAAGCGATGACCAAGGCCAGATGATCCCGCCGATGGCGTTCATCCCTGCCGCAGAGCGCTACAACCTGATGCCGGAGATCGACCGCTGGGTGTTGCGCAATACGCTGGAAACGCTCAGCGCCCGCGACCGCGCCGGGCTGGAACCGCTGGCAATCTGTGCCATCAATCTGTCGGGCACTTCCATTGGCGACGAACATTTCCTCGGTTACGTGCTGGACCAGATCAAACGCAGCGGCGTGGACGCCTCACGCTTGTGTTTCGAGCTCACCGAAACCAGCGCCATCGCCAGCCTGACGCGCGCCACCCATTTCATGCAGCAACTGTCTGAGTTGGGCTGCAAGTTTGCGCTGGATGATTTTGGCGCGGGCATGTCGTCGTTCGGCTATCTCAAGCATCTGCCGGTGGATTACCTGAAAATTGACGGTGGCTTTGTCAAAGACATGCTGAGTGACCCGATCGACCGCGCCATGGTCGGTGCCATTAACGAGATTGGCCATTTGATGGGCAAAAAGACAGTCGCCGAATTTGTGGAAAACCAGGCCATTGCCGACACCCTGCGCGACATGGGCGTGGATTATGCGCAAGGCTATGGCGTAGCACCGCCGGAGCCGTTCCGGTTATTGCGCAGCGATGTCAGCCCCAGCTGGCAAGCCTGA
- a CDS encoding 3'-5' exonuclease family protein — MNNPYFDEPLVLVDLETTGANAAFDRITEVGIVQIDERGARVWASLVNPQRTIPPFIQSLTGINDEMVANAPTFAEIAEEVLLKLHGRVFVAHNARFDYGFLKNEFKRLGLPFRSRVLCTVKLSRKLYPAEHKHSLDTLVARHGLLIEGDRHRALTDAILLQQFLDAAQRDHGAPVVREAIADLTRQPALPPAIDPSVIDDIPETPGVYLFYGENDALLYVGKSTSIRKRVLSHFSSDHRANKELQIGQQIRRIDWQETAGELGALLLEMQLIKTRLPLFNQQLRRTRELCAWHLTEVDGSLLPKLVAMDELDLASESLRQQFIFGPFRSKREAQNTLTKIADAHGLCRQLLGLEGKPKSGSGPCFGNQLRQCRGACVGKDPLSLHNARILAALAKHKLALWPYAGPVGLVEGKGESEVMQVVDHWCWLGTVQDVSELAELVANPRPAFDIDTFKLIQTEIKRGRFRVVPLV; from the coding sequence ATGAACAATCCGTATTTCGACGAACCGCTGGTGCTGGTCGATCTGGAAACCACCGGCGCCAATGCCGCGTTTGATCGCATCACCGAAGTCGGTATCGTGCAGATCGACGAGCGTGGCGCCCGCGTCTGGGCCAGCCTCGTCAATCCGCAGCGCACTATCCCACCATTTATCCAGAGCCTGACCGGGATTAACGACGAGATGGTGGCCAACGCCCCTACCTTTGCCGAAATCGCCGAAGAAGTCCTGCTCAAGCTGCATGGTCGGGTGTTTGTGGCACACAATGCGCGCTTTGATTACGGCTTTCTCAAAAACGAATTCAAACGCCTGGGCTTGCCGTTTCGCTCGCGCGTGCTGTGCACGGTAAAGCTCTCGCGCAAGCTGTATCCTGCAGAGCACAAACACAGTCTGGATACCTTGGTCGCCCGGCACGGTCTGCTGATTGAAGGTGACCGACACCGCGCGCTGACCGATGCCATTCTGTTGCAACAATTTCTGGATGCCGCCCAGCGCGACCACGGCGCGCCCGTAGTGCGCGAGGCGATTGCCGACCTGACGCGGCAACCGGCATTGCCACCTGCCATTGACCCGAGCGTGATCGATGACATCCCCGAAACACCCGGCGTTTACCTGTTTTATGGCGAGAACGACGCGCTGCTGTATGTCGGCAAAAGCACGAGTATTCGCAAACGGGTATTAAGCCATTTTTCGTCGGATCATCGGGCCAATAAAGAATTGCAGATTGGTCAGCAAATCCGCCGGATTGACTGGCAGGAAACCGCGGGTGAACTCGGTGCGCTGTTACTGGAAATGCAGCTGATCAAAACCCGGCTGCCGCTCTTTAACCAGCAATTACGCCGCACCCGCGAGCTGTGTGCCTGGCACCTGACTGAGGTTGATGGCTCGCTGCTACCCAAACTGGTGGCGATGGATGAGCTTGATCTGGCCAGCGAAAGTTTGCGTCAGCAGTTTATCTTTGGGCCATTTCGCAGCAAGCGCGAGGCGCAGAACACACTGACCAAGATCGCTGATGCACACGGCTTATGCCGCCAATTGCTGGGGCTGGAAGGCAAACCCAAATCCGGTTCTGGCCCGTGCTTTGGCAATCAGTTGCGTCAATGCCGTGGTGCCTGCGTGGGCAAAGATCCGCTGTCGCTACATAACGCCCGCATTCTGGCCGCGCTGGCCAAACACAAGCTGGCGCTGTGGCCTTATGCCGGGCCGGTTGGGCTGGTAGAAGGCAAGGGCGAGAGCGAAGTGATGCAGGTGGTGGATCACTGGTGCTGGCTGGGCACGGTGCAGGATGTCAGTGAACTGGCCGAGCTGGTCGCCAATCCGCGCCCGGCGTTTGATATTGATACCTTCAAGTTGATCCAGACCGAAATCAAGCGTGGGCGCTTTCGGGTGGTACCGCTGGTTTAA